From Selenomonas sp. AB3002, one genomic window encodes:
- the dnaB gene encoding replicative DNA helicase: MAENRMPPQNIEAEKAVLGAMLIKKDAIIEVQEILRPEDFYREAHKVAYEAMLKLTDNEEAVDIVTLTEELRKEEQLERVGGVRFVTDIANTVPTAANISYHAKIVKEKAELRRLIDAATAIAAAAYEDTDEVANIMDEAEKRILAVAAGQSTDGFEPMKAILLRTFERINDLYDSKGNITGISTGFKDLDHITSGLQPSDLVLVAARPSMGKTAFTLNMASYIGLHNLGTVAFFSLEMSKEQLMQRMLCSEGGIDAQRLRTGQLDDDEWTRLVETANRLNSAPIYIDDTAGITVMEMRSKARRLKAEHGLSVIFIDYLQLMQGRASKNSDNRQQEISEISRSLKALARELNVPVIALSQLSRSVESRQVKRPMLSDLRESGSLEQDADIVMFLYREDYYDKDTEAKNITEVIIAKHRNGPVDTIKLFFQKEFTKFRDLLIE, translated from the coding sequence ATGGCAGAGAATCGCATGCCGCCTCAAAACATCGAGGCTGAGAAGGCTGTTTTGGGGGCTATGCTCATCAAGAAGGATGCTATCATCGAGGTGCAGGAAATCCTGCGGCCTGAGGATTTTTATCGGGAAGCGCATAAGGTGGCCTATGAGGCCATGCTGAAGCTGACGGATAATGAGGAGGCCGTGGATATCGTCACCCTCACCGAGGAACTCCGCAAGGAGGAGCAGTTGGAGAGGGTGGGAGGCGTGCGCTTTGTTACGGATATTGCCAACACCGTGCCCACGGCGGCCAATATTTCCTATCATGCCAAGATCGTCAAGGAAAAGGCGGAACTGCGCCGCCTCATTGATGCGGCTACGGCCATTGCGGCGGCGGCTTATGAGGACACGGACGAAGTGGCCAACATCATGGACGAAGCGGAAAAGCGTATCCTGGCCGTGGCTGCGGGGCAGAGCACCGATGGCTTCGAACCCATGAAGGCCATCCTGCTCCGCACCTTTGAGCGCATCAATGATCTCTATGATTCCAAAGGGAATATCACGGGCATTTCCACAGGCTTCAAGGACCTGGACCACATTACCAGCGGCCTTCAGCCCTCGGACCTTGTGCTGGTGGCGGCCCGTCCTTCCATGGGCAAGACTGCCTTCACCCTGAATATGGCCAGCTATATCGGCCTGCACAATCTGGGTACCGTGGCTTTCTTCTCCCTGGAAATGAGCAAAGAGCAGCTGATGCAGCGCATGCTATGCTCCGAGGGCGGCATTGATGCCCAAAGACTGCGCACGGGCCAACTGGATGATGACGAGTGGACGCGGCTGGTGGAAACTGCCAACCGGCTGAACAGCGCCCCCATCTACATCGACGATACTGCAGGCATCACGGTGATGGAAATGCGCTCCAAGGCCCGCCGTCTGAAGGCGGAGCACGGCCTTTCCGTCATCTTCATCGACTACCTGCAGCTCATGCAGGGCCGGGCTTCCAAGAACAGCGACAACCGCCAGCAGGAAATCTCCGAGATCTCCCGCTCCCTAAAGGCCTTAGCCAGAGAGCTTAATGTCCCCGTCATAGCCCTTTCCCAGCTTTCCCGCTCCGTGGAAAGCCGCCAGGTAAAGCGCCCCATGCTCTCCGACCTGCGCGAGTCAGGCTCCCTGGAGCAGGATGCGGATATAGTCATGTTCCTCTATCGCGAGGATTACTACGACAAGGACACGGAAGCCAAGAACATCACGGAAGTCATCATCGCCAAGCACCGCAACGGTCCTGTGGATACCATCAAGCTGTTCTTCCAGAAGGAATTCACCAAGTTCAGAGATTTGCTTATTGAGTGA
- a CDS encoding glycosyltransferase family 61 protein, which translates to MDLQKRLYVKNYEAWKYFCNQECFSTEVLKVQEVPDGAILPMRAIPDNPCVDDIYEGGVVDAKGRFVAGSIRINKKNPGYMSVLRGYSVKSEELQHSPEKVIFGGVVIKHFGHFLVECMSRLWYVLQQRDDGKKIVFIDNGWKTDLKMNDFFELLGIDLKRIVFLKRPTRFASVIIPEESVHSWGQFYTQEYRQIYQKLRDAVPASSHKKIYLTHSAYHRDITCCNEQYFENYFAAKGFAVISPEKYSLAEQIAILKGADEVACMVSTLSHLILLAKPHTKLIMLTRTSHDVLVAQCLINEAAQADWYIVDASQNYLYGNRSHGVILLGATECWRNFVRDHYGEEDVPDTLSEAALPYMRAWCRYYEQNDHLKRLDAQDFVELFRQMYEVIMGKDCPPGLLKKSPKDEYLEEKGHQLGSLQNYNEVLHELAGKPVLVAYEITTDKYKSLRCYSGQVCGTGDAAIKDIRIYFTDEKVSCTYRLYLQGQGWTEPRKSGEDAEALGRHVYGLSVALAPEWEKIYDLSFRLHNREGWSPMLPGGASAAQEASPLDAIQLMLKIKAAT; encoded by the coding sequence ATGGATTTGCAGAAAAGGTTATATGTCAAGAACTATGAGGCTTGGAAATACTTTTGCAACCAGGAATGCTTTTCAACTGAAGTATTGAAGGTTCAAGAGGTGCCTGATGGGGCCATCCTGCCTATGAGAGCCATTCCTGACAATCCCTGTGTAGACGATATTTATGAGGGGGGCGTGGTTGATGCCAAGGGGCGTTTTGTGGCTGGCTCGATCAGGATCAACAAAAAGAACCCCGGCTATATGTCTGTGCTGAGAGGGTATAGTGTAAAGTCTGAAGAGTTGCAGCACAGTCCGGAAAAAGTTATTTTTGGTGGTGTTGTCATAAAACATTTTGGCCATTTTTTGGTCGAGTGCATGTCAAGGCTTTGGTATGTCTTGCAGCAACGGGATGATGGAAAGAAGATTGTCTTTATTGACAACGGCTGGAAAACTGACCTGAAAATGAATGATTTCTTCGAACTTCTGGGAATTGACCTGAAGCGTATCGTCTTCCTGAAACGGCCTACAAGGTTTGCTTCTGTAATCATCCCGGAAGAATCTGTGCATTCCTGGGGGCAGTTCTATACGCAGGAGTACAGGCAAATCTATCAGAAACTGCGAGACGCAGTACCTGCCTCATCGCATAAAAAGATATATCTTACCCATAGTGCCTATCACAGGGATATTACCTGTTGCAATGAACAGTATTTCGAGAATTATTTTGCGGCTAAAGGATTTGCGGTTATTAGTCCTGAGAAATACAGTCTTGCCGAACAGATAGCTATCTTGAAGGGGGCTGACGAAGTGGCTTGCATGGTCAGCACATTGAGCCACCTCATTCTTCTGGCCAAACCCCACACCAAGCTTATTATGCTTACTCGTACCAGTCATGACGTGCTGGTGGCTCAATGCCTTATTAACGAAGCTGCACAGGCTGATTGGTACATAGTAGATGCGTCACAGAACTACCTTTATGGCAATAGAAGTCATGGTGTGATACTGCTAGGGGCCACTGAGTGCTGGCGAAATTTTGTAAGGGATCATTATGGTGAGGAGGATGTGCCTGACACGCTTTCTGAGGCTGCCTTGCCTTATATGCGGGCGTGGTGCAGATACTATGAGCAGAACGACCATTTGAAGCGACTGGATGCTCAGGATTTTGTGGAGCTCTTCCGTCAGATGTATGAAGTGATTATGGGAAAAGATTGCCCGCCTGGGCTGCTGAAAAAATCTCCTAAGGACGAATATCTGGAGGAGAAGGGGCACCAGTTGGGGTCCCTGCAGAATTATAACGAAGTTTTGCACGAGCTGGCTGGCAAGCCTGTGCTGGTTGCCTATGAGATAACCACGGACAAATACAAAAGCCTCCGCTGTTACAGTGGGCAGGTTTGCGGCACGGGGGATGCTGCTATCAAGGATATCAGGATTTACTTCACCGATGAGAAGGTTTCCTGTACTTACAGACTATACCTGCAGGGACAGGGGTGGACTGAACCCAGGAAGTCGGGAGAGGATGCGGAGGCTCTCGGCAGACATGTCTATGGATTGAGCGTTGCCCTGGCTCCTGAATGGGAAAAAATTTACGATCTCAGCTTCCGCCTGCATAACAGAGAGGGCTGGAGCCCCATGCTGCCAGGTGGGGCCAGCGCTGCCCAGGAAGCAAGTCCCCTGGATGCGATTCAATTGATGCTGAAGATAAAAGCAGCAACGTAA
- the lonC gene encoding Lon family ATP-dependent protease has product MSFFDNIFKKFAGGQQQESQADAPAFPALTDLDREINAVYALLVDLWTTERLVVQAGKMDALQLMRSDEPGDRVLALQRILEQNPLAGPAPRGKDIGRVLTMLEERVADMVARKSVEDKIEKKVSEKLEQDHADYVEDIRRQVIKEEKPGIESPHDKAKREELEKLEQVHLTQSVMELLRPQSFGEIVGQERAVKSLMAKLSSPYPQHLILYGPPGVGKTTAARLVLEAAKKKESSPFNEEAPFVETDGTTLRWDPRDITNPLLGSVHDPIYQGASKTLADAGVPEPKPGLVTDAHGGILFIDEIGEMDEMLQNKLLKVLEDKRAFFESAYYDPEDPHVPPYIRKLFEEGAPADFVLIGATTRDAAHINPALRSRCAEIYFEPLTPKHIVQIVQNAAKKLGAELSEELAALISEYTIEGRKAINILADAYSLALERTGAAKGEPVTISKEDIYEVAQVSRLYQFVTKKASDKAVKGHIFGLGVSGFLGSVIEIEAVAFPAHEKGKGAVRFNETAGSMAKDSVFNAASVLRKVTGEDLHDYDVHINVIGGGNIDGPSAGTAILAVLVSAVTGKKIRQDVAVTGEISLAGRVRPVGGVFEKAYGAKQAGIKTMVIPKENAKDIPEEHLGLSIHPVETAEEAFELIFAAEE; this is encoded by the coding sequence ATGAGTTTTTTTGATAATATCTTCAAGAAATTCGCCGGTGGGCAGCAGCAGGAAAGTCAGGCTGACGCACCGGCTTTTCCCGCTCTTACGGACCTTGACCGGGAAATAAACGCCGTCTATGCCCTGCTGGTGGACCTTTGGACCACGGAACGGCTGGTGGTGCAGGCAGGGAAGATGGATGCCCTGCAGCTCATGCGCTCTGATGAGCCTGGAGACAGGGTGCTGGCCCTTCAGCGCATTCTGGAGCAGAATCCCCTGGCAGGACCTGCTCCCAGAGGCAAGGATATAGGCAGAGTCCTCACCATGCTGGAAGAACGGGTGGCTGACATGGTGGCCCGCAAGAGCGTGGAGGACAAGATTGAGAAGAAAGTCTCCGAGAAGCTGGAGCAGGACCATGCTGACTATGTGGAGGATATCCGTCGCCAGGTCATCAAGGAGGAAAAGCCGGGCATTGAAAGTCCTCATGACAAGGCCAAGCGGGAGGAACTGGAGAAGCTGGAGCAGGTGCATCTGACCCAGTCGGTGATGGAGTTGCTGCGTCCTCAGTCCTTTGGGGAAATCGTGGGACAGGAAAGAGCCGTGAAATCCCTGATGGCGAAACTCAGCTCCCCCTATCCCCAGCATCTGATTCTCTATGGCCCTCCCGGTGTAGGCAAGACCACGGCGGCCCGGCTGGTGCTGGAGGCTGCCAAGAAGAAGGAGAGCTCTCCCTTCAATGAGGAGGCCCCCTTCGTGGAAACAGACGGCACCACCCTTAGGTGGGACCCCAGAGATATAACCAACCCCCTTTTGGGCTCTGTCCATGACCCCATCTATCAGGGCGCTTCCAAGACCTTGGCTGACGCGGGTGTGCCGGAGCCGAAGCCGGGGCTGGTCACAGATGCCCACGGCGGCATACTCTTCATCGACGAAATCGGTGAGATGGACGAAATGCTCCAGAACAAGCTGCTGAAGGTGCTGGAGGACAAGCGGGCCTTCTTCGAGTCGGCTTATTATGACCCGGAAGATCCCCATGTGCCGCCATATATACGCAAGCTGTTTGAAGAGGGGGCACCGGCGGATTTCGTGCTGATTGGCGCCACCACCCGGGATGCGGCCCATATCAATCCCGCCCTGCGCTCCCGCTGTGCGGAGATTTACTTCGAGCCTCTGACGCCGAAGCACATCGTGCAGATAGTGCAGAACGCAGCAAAAAAACTGGGAGCAGAGCTGTCGGAAGAACTGGCTGCCCTTATTTCCGAGTACACCATAGAGGGCCGCAAGGCCATCAACATCCTGGCTGATGCTTACAGCCTGGCGCTGGAACGCACGGGAGCAGCCAAGGGAGAGCCAGTCACCATCTCCAAGGAAGATATCTACGAGGTGGCCCAGGTGAGCCGCCTTTACCAGTTTGTCACGAAAAAGGCCTCTGACAAGGCCGTCAAGGGACATATCTTCGGTTTGGGCGTGTCTGGTTTCTTGGGCTCCGTCATTGAGATAGAGGCCGTGGCCTTCCCTGCCCATGAAAAGGGCAAGGGGGCGGTGCGGTTCAATGAGACCGCAGGCAGCATGGCCAAGGATTCTGTGTTCAATGCGGCGTCCGTCCTGCGCAAAGTCACCGGTGAGGATCTGCATGATTACGATGTGCATATCAATGTTATCGGGGGCGGCAATATTGACGGGCCTTCGGCAGGTACGGCCATCTTGGCTGTCCTGGTCAGCGCTGTCACAGGGAAGAAGATCCGCCAGGATGTGGCGGTGACAGGGGAGATTTCCCTGGCAGGCCGGGTGCGGCCTGTGGGGGGAGTTTTCGAGAAGGCTTATGGGGCCAAGCAGGCGGGGATCAAGACTATGGTGATTCCTAAAGAGAATGCCAAGGATATTCCCGAGGAGCATCTCGGGCTCTCTATTCATCCTGTGGAAACGGCGGAGGAAGCTTTCGAGTTGATTTTTGCGGCTGAAGAGTAG
- a CDS encoding glycoside hydrolase family 32 protein: MEKFDKAEIDAKVREGMPFTHRWHNRFHLEMPFGLINDPNGLTYYKDEYHIFYQWNPLGVVHKNKCWAHVKTRDFVHYSMPELSMWPSDEHDKDGCYSGCGTVENGQLRVAYTCNAKDENGKRTPAQRFGTLQEDGTVKKEEIVVPDAAPGYTGHFRDPYIFSRHGKRYFVLGAQREDETGTVVVYEENEDGWQLKGELAHRLGEFGYMWECPNLLRFGDYEALIFCPQGLEAREYDRQNIYQAGYVAGHASLDAMTLLHGKFQELDHGFDFYAPQVFQHEGRNLMLGWMGMPDKDGDYPTAEKGWMFSLTMPRELTLRQGHIYSKPAREMKALRIEETAVTLDSDSTDELICGLYDTSEVILDISLGEAHRVSLELVYGLEKTVITYDTQEQACTIDRSGMKLGGKGKRKFRLYSDGVLSLRLFVDRTAVEAFFQHGEEAASFFLFPEKNIQPELRLFSDADMESVSGRVWELDSYKFS, encoded by the coding sequence ATGGAAAAATTTGACAAGGCGGAAATAGACGCCAAAGTGCGGGAGGGGATGCCCTTCACCCATCGCTGGCATAACCGCTTTCATCTGGAAATGCCCTTTGGCCTCATCAATGACCCTAATGGGCTGACTTATTATAAGGATGAATACCATATCTTCTATCAGTGGAACCCCTTGGGGGTAGTGCACAAGAATAAGTGCTGGGCTCATGTGAAGACCCGGGATTTCGTGCATTACTCCATGCCGGAGCTTTCCATGTGGCCCTCTGACGAGCATGACAAGGATGGCTGCTACTCCGGCTGCGGCACGGTGGAGAACGGACAGCTGCGGGTGGCTTATACCTGCAATGCCAAGGACGAAAACGGCAAGCGCACTCCTGCCCAGCGCTTCGGCACCCTGCAGGAGGATGGCACCGTCAAGAAAGAGGAAATCGTGGTGCCGGATGCGGCTCCCGGCTACACGGGGCACTTCCGTGACCCGTACATCTTCAGCCGCCATGGCAAGCGCTACTTCGTGCTGGGAGCCCAGCGTGAAGATGAGACTGGCACGGTGGTGGTTTATGAGGAAAATGAGGATGGCTGGCAGCTGAAAGGGGAGCTGGCTCACCGTCTGGGTGAGTTCGGCTACATGTGGGAGTGTCCGAACCTCCTGCGCTTCGGCGACTACGAAGCCCTGATTTTCTGTCCTCAGGGTCTGGAGGCCCGTGAGTATGACAGGCAGAACATCTATCAGGCGGGCTATGTGGCAGGCCATGCTTCCCTGGATGCCATGACTCTCCTGCATGGCAAGTTCCAGGAGCTTGACCACGGCTTTGATTTCTATGCTCCTCAGGTATTCCAGCACGAGGGACGCAACCTCATGCTGGGCTGGATGGGCATGCCGGACAAAGACGGGGATTACCCCACGGCTGAGAAGGGCTGGATGTTCAGCCTGACCATGCCTAGGGAGCTGACTCTGAGGCAGGGGCATATCTATTCCAAGCCCGCCCGGGAGATGAAGGCCCTGCGCATTGAGGAAACGGCGGTGACGCTTGACAGTGACAGCACCGATGAGCTGATCTGCGGCCTCTATGATACTTCCGAGGTCATTTTGGATATCAGCCTGGGAGAGGCTCACAGGGTCTCCCTGGAGTTGGTGTATGGATTGGAAAAGACCGTCATTACCTACGATACTCAGGAGCAGGCCTGCACCATTGACCGCTCCGGCATGAAGCTGGGGGGCAAGGGCAAGCGCAAGTTCCGCCTCTATTCTGACGGTGTGCTGTCCCTGCGTCTCTTCGTGGACCGCACTGCTGTGGAAGCCTTCTTCCAGCATGGTGAGGAAGCAGCCAGCTTCTTCCTCTTCCCGGAGAAGAATATCCAGCCTGAGTTGCGCCTTTTCTCTGATGCGGATATGGAAAGCGTCTCCGGCCGCGTCTGGGAACTGGACAGCTACAAATTCAGCTGA
- a CDS encoding NusG domain II-containing protein: MKKFGRADVFLMVLMLLLLLAGALFFRLEGENNLYGEITLDGELYRRIELTGHRGKESFEIETPKGRNTILIEDETIRVLEADCPDKICVKTGRLSKAGETAACLPHKLLIEIKAGPLP; this comes from the coding sequence TTGAAGAAGTTTGGCAGAGCAGATGTCTTTCTCATGGTGCTCATGTTGCTGCTTTTGCTGGCAGGAGCACTCTTTTTCCGCCTGGAGGGGGAAAATAACCTCTATGGGGAGATTACCCTGGACGGCGAACTCTATCGGCGCATAGAGTTGACGGGGCACAGGGGGAAGGAATCCTTTGAGATTGAAACGCCTAAGGGAAGAAATACCATTCTGATAGAGGATGAAACCATCCGGGTGCTGGAGGCGGACTGCCCGGACAAAATCTGCGTGAAGACGGGGCGCCTTTCCAAAGCCGGGGAAACGGCGGCTTGCCTGCCCCACAAATTGTTGATAGAAATAAAAGCAGGACCACTGCCCTGA
- a CDS encoding glucose PTS transporter subunit IIA, whose translation MSDLRLDSPIQGKLVPLSEVKDPAFASGAMGRGAAVSEPVGKVYSPVDGEVTVLFETKHAIGLHGENGADILIHVGLDTVNLKGEHFTAHVAQGDKVKRGQLLLEFDVAAIVAAGYDVTTPVLVTNAADFGKITVALGDQEISDSVEAAAEVPAAAAAASGHDVAADEAELANLPAEERVAKLIAKYVGGMDNVRSAEHCATRLRLIVNDREKIDEKAIENIDGVKGQFFAAAQYQIILGTGFVDKVYDIFVAGTSLGATSNNKAEAYEQMSTMQKISRTLGDVFVPIIPVLVATGLFMGLRGASQALGVEFSGNVLTMSQVLTDTAFIFLPALVCWSTMKRFGGTPVIGLVLGLMLVAPQLPNAWAAIPGGAQEPLMMDVLGFTVPVVGYQGSVLPALVLGIVAAKLQAFLKKFVPDLIDLIVTPFLTLFTCMILGLLVVGPIMHALESAVFGAVQAFLQLPFGIGGIVVGGLQQVVVVFGVHHIFNALEVQLLATTGVDPFNAIITGAIVAQGGAAVAVAAKTKNAKKRALYISSAVPAFLGITEPAIFGINLRFMKPFIYGLVGGACAGGLASFMQLAGTGMGITVIPGTLLYLDHLLPYIMVNVVGFAVAFALTFTLFTPEE comes from the coding sequence ATGTCAGATTTACGTCTTGACAGCCCCATTCAGGGCAAGCTGGTACCGCTTTCAGAGGTCAAGGACCCGGCATTTGCCAGCGGGGCAATGGGCCGCGGTGCTGCTGTCAGCGAGCCTGTCGGCAAGGTTTATTCACCGGTGGATGGCGAGGTCACTGTGCTTTTTGAGACGAAGCACGCCATTGGCCTCCACGGTGAGAACGGCGCTGATATTCTCATTCATGTGGGCCTTGATACTGTGAACCTGAAGGGTGAGCATTTCACCGCTCATGTGGCACAGGGGGACAAGGTAAAGCGCGGCCAGCTCCTGCTTGAGTTTGATGTGGCTGCTATCGTGGCTGCAGGCTACGATGTGACCACCCCCGTGCTGGTGACCAATGCCGCTGATTTCGGCAAGATCACCGTGGCTCTGGGAGATCAGGAAATCTCCGACAGCGTTGAGGCAGCTGCCGAAGTTCCTGCAGCTGCTGCTGCAGCTTCTGGCCATGACGTGGCTGCTGATGAGGCAGAGCTGGCTAACCTCCCTGCTGAGGAGCGTGTGGCCAAGCTCATCGCCAAGTATGTGGGCGGCATGGACAATGTCCGCAGCGCCGAGCACTGCGCTACCCGCCTGCGCCTCATTGTCAATGACCGTGAGAAGATTGACGAGAAGGCCATCGAGAACATCGACGGTGTCAAGGGCCAGTTCTTCGCTGCTGCCCAGTACCAGATCATCCTGGGCACTGGCTTCGTAGACAAGGTCTATGATATCTTCGTGGCAGGCACTTCCCTGGGGGCTACCAGCAACAACAAGGCTGAGGCCTATGAGCAGATGTCTACTATGCAGAAGATTTCCCGCACCCTGGGCGACGTCTTCGTGCCCATCATCCCCGTGCTTGTGGCAACAGGTCTTTTCATGGGCCTGCGTGGCGCGTCTCAGGCCTTGGGCGTGGAGTTCAGCGGCAATGTGCTGACCATGAGCCAGGTGCTCACGGATACCGCCTTCATCTTCCTGCCGGCTCTGGTTTGCTGGTCCACCATGAAGCGCTTCGGCGGCACCCCGGTCATTGGCCTGGTCCTGGGCCTGATGCTGGTTGCTCCCCAGCTGCCTAACGCCTGGGCTGCTATCCCCGGCGGCGCACAGGAGCCCCTCATGATGGATGTGCTTGGCTTCACCGTCCCCGTGGTTGGCTATCAGGGTTCCGTGCTGCCCGCTCTGGTGCTGGGCATCGTGGCTGCCAAGCTGCAGGCCTTCCTGAAGAAGTTCGTGCCTGACCTCATCGACCTCATCGTGACCCCTTTCCTGACTCTGTTCACCTGCATGATTCTCGGCCTGCTGGTTGTCGGCCCCATCATGCACGCTCTTGAGAGCGCTGTTTTCGGCGCTGTGCAGGCCTTCCTGCAGCTGCCCTTCGGCATCGGCGGCATCGTAGTGGGCGGCCTCCAGCAGGTGGTCGTGGTCTTCGGTGTCCATCACATCTTCAACGCTCTGGAAGTCCAGCTCCTGGCTACTACTGGTGTTGACCCCTTCAATGCCATCATCACCGGTGCTATCGTGGCACAGGGCGGCGCTGCCGTGGCTGTGGCTGCCAAGACCAAGAACGCCAAGAAGCGCGCTCTCTACATCTCTTCTGCAGTTCCTGCCTTCCTGGGCATCACCGAGCCTGCTATCTTCGGTATCAACCTCCGCTTCATGAAGCCTTTCATCTATGGTCTGGTAGGCGGCGCCTGCGCAGGCGGTCTGGCAAGCTTCATGCAGTTGGCAGGCACCGGCATGGGCATCACGGTAATCCCCGGTACCCTGCTGTACCTTGACCATCTGCTTCCTTACATCATGGTCAATGTGGTTGGTTTTGCAGTGGCCTTCGCTCTGACCTTCACACTCTTCACTCCGGAAGAATAA
- the rplI gene encoding 50S ribosomal protein L9, with protein MKVILSQDVKKLGKKGEIVEVQEGYGRNFLLPRKLAVLATAQSMNVAKQQAGSKARKEAMATDEAKLMASQLEKVEVTIPVRIGEGGKLFGSVTGKDVSDALKKQNIDIDKKKISIKDNITGTGVYEAVIKVHPAITSTVKVNIVAE; from the coding sequence ATGAAAGTAATACTGAGTCAGGACGTAAAGAAGCTGGGCAAAAAGGGTGAGATCGTGGAGGTGCAGGAAGGCTACGGCCGCAATTTCCTGCTGCCCCGCAAGCTGGCAGTGCTGGCCACCGCCCAGAGCATGAACGTGGCCAAGCAGCAGGCCGGCTCCAAGGCCCGCAAGGAGGCTATGGCTACTGATGAAGCAAAACTCATGGCTTCCCAGCTGGAAAAGGTTGAGGTCACTATCCCCGTGCGCATTGGCGAGGGTGGCAAGCTCTTTGGCAGCGTCACTGGCAAGGATGTTTCTGATGCTCTCAAGAAGCAGAATATCGACATTGACAAGAAGAAAATCTCCATCAAAGATAATATCACGGGTACCGGTGTTTATGAGGCAGTCATCAAGGTCCATCCTGCCATCACCAGCACCGTCAAGGTAAACATCGTGGCAGAGTAA
- a CDS encoding LCP family protein: protein MAASNSSIPPRKNKHKKSIWPWVLAALVFLGAALAGAYFASSSLEDKPTVAKEKKEELLTAKDKSTIMIMGVDERADDVGRSDTLMIATIDPKLDQAALLSIPRDTRVKIKGHGYDKINAAYAYGGERLTQDTVEEFLGVNMDHYIIVNVKAFQRIIDALGGVDIDVEKRMYYEDPWDDDGGLLIDLRPGLQHMDGKTAVTYVRYRDEEGDIGRIKRQQAFMKACMEKVTSPAIIPKLPSVIAEVFESVKTDLSVRQLLEFAGSLNKAKGNGLKTEMVPGRPLYIEGISYWIPKVSELRTALVDTLGITMNASMKSRIERAEAEYESSIPSTATEVPESDTSIGRASSIKHSSSSSDREERSTSSSRRETVKADRDDEEEEIPERNRALRERESRAEEAPRQSVQEEAPTRDTNTSDAPAPGRSSAGKTR, encoded by the coding sequence TTGGCAGCTTCAAACTCCAGTATCCCCCCCAGAAAAAACAAGCATAAAAAAAGTATTTGGCCCTGGGTGCTGGCAGCGCTCGTCTTCCTCGGCGCAGCCCTGGCCGGAGCCTATTTTGCTTCCTCCAGCCTGGAGGACAAGCCTACCGTGGCTAAGGAAAAAAAGGAAGAACTCCTCACCGCCAAGGACAAGTCCACCATCATGATCATGGGCGTGGACGAGCGGGCTGACGATGTAGGCCGCTCCGACACTCTGATGATTGCCACCATCGACCCGAAACTTGACCAGGCAGCCCTCCTTTCCATTCCCCGCGATACCCGGGTGAAGATCAAGGGACACGGCTACGACAAAATCAACGCCGCCTACGCCTATGGCGGGGAGCGCCTGACCCAGGATACCGTAGAGGAATTCCTGGGGGTGAACATGGACCACTACATCATCGTCAATGTCAAAGCTTTCCAGCGCATCATCGATGCTCTGGGCGGCGTGGACATCGATGTGGAAAAACGCATGTACTACGAAGACCCCTGGGACGATGACGGCGGCCTGCTCATCGATCTGCGGCCGGGCCTGCAGCACATGGACGGCAAAACCGCCGTCACCTATGTGCGCTACCGTGACGAAGAGGGAGACATCGGCCGCATCAAGCGCCAGCAGGCGTTCATGAAGGCCTGCATGGAGAAGGTCACTTCCCCCGCCATCATCCCGAAACTCCCCTCTGTCATTGCCGAGGTCTTCGAGTCCGTCAAGACCGACCTTTCTGTGCGCCAGCTTTTGGAATTCGCCGGCTCCCTGAACAAAGCCAAGGGCAACGGCCTCAAGACCGAGATGGTGCCGGGGCGCCCCCTCTACATCGAGGGCATTTCCTACTGGATTCCCAAGGTTTCCGAGCTGCGCACAGCTCTTGTAGATACTTTAGGCATCACCATGAATGCCAGCATGAAGTCCCGCATCGAGCGGGCCGAGGCGGAGTATGAAAGTTCCATCCCCTCCACCGCTACGGAAGTGCCGGAAAGCGACACCAGCATAGGCAGGGCCAGCAGCATCAAACATAGCAGCAGCAGTTCCGATAGAGAGGAACGCTCCACCAGCAGCAGCCGCAGAGAAACCGTCAAGGCTGACAGGGATGACGAAGAAGAAGAAATCCCCGAGCGCAACCGGGCACTGCGCGAACGCGAAAGCCGCGCCGAAGAAGCTCCCCGCCAGAGTGTGCAGGAGGAAGCTCCCACCCGCGATACAAACACCAGCGACGCTCCCGCCCCCGGCAGGAGCAGCGCAGGCAAAACCAGATAA